agagagagagagagagacagagagagagagagagagaccgtatgAGCTCAGGGTGAGTCATGAGCTGGGCTGTGAGGAGATGTCCTTAGCACAGGGGCCAACAGGGGCCCCAGGTGCTGACTGAGGCCCTCTCAGACCTCAGATGACAGAggcaccactactatcagcagagATGATTGGCCCATTTCGTAACAGCTAGCCTACTGTAACACACAGTAATATTTAAATGCAGCAATCTGATAACTATTGGTTTCAAATGTGACCATTTTGTTCAATGTACATTTTAGACAGTGACGCTGCCATCGACTTGGCCAGCTCTTCGTCCCGTTTCCTTTGCATCAGAGAATGACGGAACCACTCGTCATACTCTGGGTTGTCCACACACCTGTCCAGCAGGACATCATAGTGTCCGTTACTGAGCCAACTCAACCAGACAGTGGGTTTGGACGAGTCCTCTTCCCCCAGGTAGTGCACCATAGTTGAAATCGTGGGACTCTCCAAGCTACCTCCGGTGGTCAGGTAAATGTTCACATTCAACATCTGACTCATCGCCAGAAGCTCCGGATAGCCTGCCCAGGCACTGTCCTGCGCTGCGTTGATCAGGAACTCGCCGACATCCCCCTCAATGATGGGGTTAAACTCATCCAGGTGGTCGGCTATGTGGTGCATTGTCTGGTCTCTCAGCTCCTTGTGCATAGACTGCTCTCCATAGGCGGCTTTGCACACCGCCCTGTACAGACAATTGCCGTCAGGGATGATGTGGAATCTGTACTTGCGTACCTTCTCCTGAAGGTATTTGTTCTGTTTCTCCACTTCCGCAGTGTAACGCGTCACTTTGTCGTCCTCACATTTCTCCGCTTCCCTCCGCGGAGAGGGCTCCTGTAGGACATTGAGCTCAAAGAGCTGTGCCTCGCCAGATGGAAAGTCCAGGTCTGCACATTCACTGTCATTTCTATTCTCACAGGAATCCAAGATGCCTTGGCCCAAATGGGTTGCCAGGACCTCCAACTTCTGATGGGGTTTTTGGCTAACAAGGTCACTGGTAACAGTTTTTCCTTCCCCATTTGCCATGTTCATTCTCTCCTCACACTTTCTGTAACTTGGTCCATCTTTCTTGTCAAAATTGATCAGGTTATTTTCACGTTCGACCTTTGGACTATCACTGAAAAAATCCCCTCTACCTCTGAAGTGATCAATGAAGTCCACAATCAAGTCTCTGTCCAAATGATCCTCTCGGTCAAGTGGCTGAATCCGGATATCTTGTGAATATGAGTCTGATGGAGACCGTTTGGTTTGGGTTTCCTTTAGGATGTGCACTGGTACGGATCTCTCAGCTCCGTCAGGCCGACGAATAATTATCTCTGCGGTTGAAGTGTAGTAGACTGGCTTCATGGAAGCAGCCTCGTAACATGAAAAACCAGCAGCAGGCATGTTTGCAGTAGATTGAGTCTCTCCTACAGTATTCCCGTTAGTGTCTGCTGGAGTAGGCCCACTCGTTGTTGTTCTGGACAAATGGTCGGTAGTGGTACCACTTGCGATAGTTATCGAAACTTTGCGAGAGGATCCGGGATAGTGTGTCAACGCACTGCTATACAGCTGCATTTTGAAAGACTCGCCTTTATACCATATGCTGGACACCAAGTGTTACGGAAAGATGACAACAAAGTCTAAAAATACAACCAGTCATCAACAACAGCTAAATGGCAGGGTAGGTTTCCATGGATCCACGGTCTTGTTCCCGCTGTCACACATAGAGACCGAGTTTAGCCATCTTGCGTCAGCGCAGTTCCCCTAATTTTAGACAGGAAAGTGTAACCTGACCCACTCCACTTCATCCTACCTCATTGCCAACAGTTAAAGTAGTTGTACGTAGAGAAGTAATGACCACAGCGAGGGAATTAAAAGGATTTGATGACAGTACACTCTCGGAACTTCGTTTGCCCAAATCGGCGGCGTCAAGGGCGGCGTCGCCATTCTGGAATGCGCAAGGCGTGCCAAAAGCTACATCACGGTTACGCGTAGGGATATGCGCAAAAAAGACTCACAACCGCTATTACTTCTTGAGATCAAAGTGATGTCCCGTCCTTAAAAGGATTGTATGGCCCTATAAAGTTTTTTAAATTCGATTTTATTGGATTCAATACAGCCTAATGCATTTTCTGCCCATGTGCTTTTTAGTGGTTATTTGCCAATGTAGGCTACTTTCTATGCGTACAAAATGTCAGTCTTGTTTTATTTCTGTCTGTTTGCAAAACATGGAAAATATGTGAAAATATACGTGAAAGATATTCCGTTATGGCACTATTATAACACAATGTCTTTCACATTCTATCATTTGTCATCAATATGTGGATGACACACTTGTCCTATATGGTAGATCTGTAGCAGCCTATATATTAAGGCATATGTGATCTGTATTATGTGACCTGTATTGTGTGACCAAATGAAACAACATTCTGTGATGAGGCTGCAAGGTTTTGAAATAGACATGACTCATCTCACAGAGGGGGGTAGATCTCCCATTTTCAACCAGCTCACATTTGTCATTGCATGTCACCTAAAGGAAAAGCTTGTGGATGACCagttttatatttataaatagGTGGATCAAACTCTTATCCACAAACGTTCCTGTTCGGCAAATGTGTGTAGTTTTGAAGTAACCTGTTTCCAGATTTGGTCGTGCTCTTTCCTAGTCCATTGCTGTTCTTGTCAAGTGAAACgttgtttggcatgacaatgggtGACAATGAATTGACATGATAGGACAAACAGACTGTCACTCAGGCTAGTTTGGGGCCTTGTATTTTTCAATTCTGATTTCAATGTATTGTTTTAAACACCTAAAGCAGGTATGCAAACTATACAATATGAATGTATTTTCTGTAGGCCTATATGTCTATGGTGCAGAAAAGCCCTCTAAACGAATTAGCATGCATCAAATTGCATCCAATTTAGTATTTGGCATGCCTATGTTGTTAATTTCGAAAAACGTCACACTGAATATTATTCTAAGGAAAAGTGCATTGTATAGTTATCGCCAGCAGAGAGCAGCCTCGTACTTTATTTGTTCTTTTCCCCGATGACTTCATCACGTACCCAGTATTCTGGCAGGTACCGTTATACAGGTGGGAAAAGTAtccaaatgtcatacttgagtaaaagtcaagatacttgaatagaaaatgactcaagtaaaatacTGAAAGGATTTTGTTTTAAATTAACTTAAGtgtcaaaaaaaatgtaattgctaaaaaatatacttaagtatcaaaaaaaaatgttttcattccttatattaagcaaaccagacagcaccattttcttgtttttatttatttacagttAGCCAGTGGTACACtctaacacagagacataaatTACAAATGAATCacttccagatcagaggcagtagggatgaccagggatgttctcttgataagtgtgtgaattgaaccCCTTTCTTGTCCTACTAAATATTTGAAATGTAaaatgtacttttgggtgtcagggaaaatgtatggagtaaaaagtacattattttctttaggaatgtcgtGGGGTAAAAATAAaacttgtcaaaaatataaaaaataaagtacagataccccaataaacgacttaagtagtactgcAAGGTATGTTTACTGAGTTACTTTACATCGCTGCCGTTATGTACCATAGGGGCAGGCTTGGGCCCTTTAATAATAGTGCAGTCCTCACACAGTGATTGGACACaatggctgcatttacacaggcagccaattctgatcttttttttctCACTAATTGGTCCTTTGCCCAATCAGATAGATCAGTTCTGAAAAGAACTGATGTGAAAACATccgatgtgattggtcaaaataccaattagtggacaaaaaaagatcagaattgggccgcctgtgtaaacgcagccaaagTAGTACTCTGACCCATACATACAGAAAGAAAATCAATAGTAACAAATTGTGTTGAATAGGAATAAGGTGATACCTTTTCACTGTGTTCTCTTCCATGGCCCCTCCACAGGGCAGCCTAATAGGCAAAcagagtatattggttcctgggTAATAAATTATTATcccatatatatatactataacatATCCACACTTGGAGTACAATCAGTAGGACTGGCATAGGCCTACCCTACCTCCTTGGAGATACATGCACGATGCCCGTTCCcaactacactacattaccaaaagtatgtggacacctgctcgtctaacatctcattccaaaatcatgggcattaagaTGGAGTTGTGTCCcctccttttgctgctataagagCTTCCACtaatctgggaaggctttccactagatgttggaatattgctgcaggggacttgcttccattcagccacaagagcattagtgaggtcgggcactgatgttgggcgattaggcctggctcgcagtcggcattccaattcatcccaaaggtgttcgatggggttgaggtcagggctctgtgcaggccaatcaagttcttccacactgatctcaacaaaccatttctgtatggacctcgctttgtcatgctaaaacaggaaaggggccttccccaaactgttgccacaattcggcagcacagaatcgtctaaaaTGTTATtgaatgctgtagcgttaagatttcccttcactggaactaattgGCCTAGAccgaacaatgaaaaacagccctagaccattattcctcctacaccaaactttacaattggcactatgcattcgggcagataACATTATCTTGGCATCTGCCAAATccagattcatccatcggactgccagatggtgaagcgtgattcatcactccatagaacgtgtttccactgcccCAGAATCCTATAGCGGCaggctttacatcactccagtcGACAcatggcattgcacatggtgatcttaggcttgtgtgaggctgctcagccatggaaaaccatttcatgaatctcccgAAGAACAgttttgtgctgatgttgcttccagaggcagtttggaattaggtagtgagcgttgcaaccgaggacagacgattttcatgtgctacacgcttcagcattctgcggtccagttctgtgagcttgtggggccaaccacttcatggctgagcagttgttgctcctagacttccccacttcacaataacaacacatttaaccggggcagctctagctggGCAGAAGTTTGAAGaactgttggaaaggtggcatcctatgccgtgccatgttgaaagtcactgagctcttcagtaaggccattctactgccgatgtttgtctatggagctTTGCGTTGACACGTGATTCGTTTGAAAACACACTGACCCACATACACCGTAAATAAACACACAAGTGAAGaggcgtgtgtgtgcatgtactttAGTACATAGCCTGAACACGTGGGCCGTTGTTTTGCAATGCTGGCCAGATATGTAGCCTACAATTTCATGAAATGGGCAAGATCCTATTTGAAGATCAAGTGAGTAAGCTACAGAGGCAGAACATCCAAACCATGTAGACAGACTATAGGGAGTCGCAGACGCAGCTGAAATAACAGTTCCACCATATGGAAAATAAACATCCCCTTTGTCCGTCACTCATATTGAGCTCATTTTTGTACGGAAGACGATTGGCTTGTACTGGGAATGCAGCGTAGCATTGATTTATTTAGAGTAATCACTCTCAAATGCTATTCAAAAAAGAGCCGTGCACGCGTTATTTTCACATGTGCAGCCCTTTACGACTGACATAGGATAATATCCCCGTTGACAAATTGACCACCATAACATTTGTAGTATAATGAATCTGCTAAAGAAATAACTAATACGCTAATGGCTTCTGCTATTTATGAAACCATGGACACAGAAATTCGATACGTGAGATAGGAAAGCCAATTAGAGAATTCGCGTCCGAAATAGCCTACTAATGAGAAGTAACCTAATGCTACGGTTGTTGTTTTGAACATTGGGCACTAAAACTGCCACAAGATCTGCAATGCCATTCGCTTCCATACGCATTTAAATTATATTCCTACATTTGTAACGTAAAAGTAGAATATATTCTAGCGGTTGATCGGTGAGATCGTGTTTACGTCGATGCAAAAGCCATGCTGTCAGAGACTTTGGCTCTTTCCTCTAAAGTGGGAGGATCTTTGTGCTTTTGAGTCACGCAGCTGTCAAAGATAGCTGTCACCCAGTTTCATGATCAAACACACATTGAATGAGAAAGGTTTCGCCAAGTCGAGCAGCGGATTTCAGGTAGCTTACTCCTGGTTAAAGTACTACGTCTCAAACAAATGAAATAGCCGACGAACGGTTCTACAAACGAAAATAAATCAATGAACAAAACCATTTGGAATATACGTGTGGAATATCCCGAGAAAAGGATTTGCCACTAAAGGAATAGAATTCGAGAGAAAAAAAGGCTACTGCGCTCCTCTCGTGGCCAACGTGAAAAGGGGATTTTTGACGGACATGAAGACAAAAAAGGGTAGGTAGGTGGTTTATTTCACCAGCGTGCTGATTGTCACATTTTCGATAACATGTCTGCATCAAAAAAAAATATTGAGTGAGATTGGGCATAGTGCATTTCTCAATGCAAGCCGTGCAGCCTATTGTTTCCGCTCCAgacaaaacagtttttttttcacGTGCTGACGGGCTGTCAAAATTGAATGGTTTGCGTGTGACTTCATTCAATCTGTTTCAAATTTAAGCAATTGTTAGCTTTAAAGGTTGACTAGATATAGACATTTTAGTAAATGTATAAAACCGCTTTGTTATAGAATAGTGTTAGATACGttacctttttatatatatatatagcggaCTCAACTTAGTTCATGATGAACAAGTTTCCAATGGATCATTCCTAAGGGGTACATCTATTCTAGATTGTGATTGACTAAATTAGAGGGCTTCTCTAAACCCTCACGTCACCACGCATTTAGCGAATTAAAATGTATCACCTCTGTGGCCCCAACGACGCGCATACTAGAGTATGAAGTTTCATCTGTTAGTTTGGCTACTACATCGTTTCCTTTTCTGTGTAAATGTTTCGAAATGTAATCTTAAATTATATTAGGGAGAAACTTGTAGAGTTTTCAGCCCCAACTTTGGTGCAACAACATTCAAATCCTGACCTCCTTTATGAAGTTGCTGTTTACTTTCATTCTGCGAGGCTGCTCTTCTCGCATTCTTCGACCTCGTGTTACAAGATCACACAATAGAACTTCTTCTACACGTTGTTTAAACTTGTAAACTCAACTCAAAAGGAATTTCTAAAACACTCAATTCACGAGAACACGAGTAGTGGACTTGATTTAAGTTAGAAACGAGTGGTTACGCTTTCAAAAACGTTAACATTATAGTGAAATAATGGTTCGACGACCAAGATTCTTTTGTTTAGTCTGGAGACGCTGATGTGCAACAggtccccctcccccttccctcaccCAGGGCCTGCGTAATTACCTCATTCTAACTTGAGTTGTTTCTTATCCATTTCCCACCACTATGCAATGGACAGATGACCTGATACCATTATATTATGTTGACATGTTTTCATGCTCCAATTCAAGACATGAGATGTTTCGTTTTTGAAATGTAACTGCTAAATGTAGTccaattgattaaaaaaataatactaATTTGCCAAAGAAAGTTAGATTTTAAATTGTTTTATTACCAAATAAGAAATATGTTGTCCTGATATGAAGGTTGTGTCAAAATAAAACCTGTTTAAAAAATACAAGAGGTTCACATGAATGCAATTCAAATGGACTACAGATGTTCCTATACCATTGGAAATCCCCCAGAATAACTATTTCAGTTGTCTTGAGTCCCGAGCTGCCAGTTTTGAAACATGAAGAGATGTTTTGCTCAGTAAGGTAGGCCAGCAGTATTTGTCAAGGCAGGTTTTATAACTGACACAGCATCTGAGCAGTCTGCCTTTGTGgcacctcaccacctccctccctcccatccatcccctccctcccatccatcccctccctctctgttccatGAATCACATGGCTGAACTTGACAGCTTGCTTCTGACACATCAGCTGCATCCGCTATATGCTAGTGTTTGGAACAGGGCTGGCGTAAGGAGGGTGTCAGACAGAGCAGACACCGAcctacagacagagcagacaccgacctacagacagaccagTATTTGGTTGGCATAAGGGGAATTCTGACTGAAATTCTCTCACACATACATTCTTCTCTTGGCCACACACAGGCATGATGACGTTATCTGGTAGTGAGACGGACGACGAGGACAGCATGGACGCCCCCCTGGACCTGTCATCCAGCACAGGAGGTAGCAGTGGGAAGAGGAAGAGGCGCGGGAATCTACCCAAGGAGTCGGTGCAGATCCTCAGGGACTGGCTCTACGAGCATCGCTTCAACGCGTACCCCTCTGAACAGGAGAAAGCCCTGCTCTCAAAGCAGACGCAGCTCTCCACACTACAGGTAGGCTAACTAACGAGCCGCCTCAATCAAAGTACATCTTTCTGTCCTACCTCCCTTGAAGTGGTCACAGATTTAAATAGGTTGGATTGGGGAATGTAACCGTGCTTTCACCCATCTTGTCACTTATAGCTATGCTTTTCTCAAGGAAATTAGGTACATTTCTGAAGTATTCAGACGGTGTTCATAGGTTTACTACCAGATGACTAGTAGGGCTGCAGCATGCATGACAACTAGCGGCTGGAAATACAATATACAATGACCTTGTGTTGCAACGTCCTGTCTCGCTTTTATGACACATAATGCACTAATGCGTAAACAAAGAGAGTGACACATGGACaataggggcagcaggtagcctagcggttagagaagAGAGCCAGAATCCGGGTCTGATTGACCTCACTGGTGGGAAGTGAGCTGGCAACAAGGAGGGTTGCTGGTATCAAATCCTAGATGATGTTGCCTGCCatcgtgcccttgagcaagacacttaacttCGCCTAACAGCAGCTCCCCAGGCACCCAGTGTGTCAGCCCCCCACACCTGGTATATTTATGTGTGTCTTTCGGTGGGGCATGGCCTTCAAGGAAGCTTGACTGCAATATTCTCTCTGAGACACGTCTGAAGTGAAATGGCATGaacttgcatcccaaatggttccctatgtagtgcattaaCTTTGATAAGGGCCgcacatgtttttgttttttttttttctcacagggctctggtcaaaagtgcactttatagggaatagggttccatttgggatgcaggcatgGTGACTAGGAGGAACTGACCACTCTGAAACTCACTCGCACTGCTTTGTGGTTGGTGTGGGCTTAGCTGCAACGCTCACACAGGAAtttccctccctccagccctcttcCAGCCCAGCTGTCTGTGAACAAGAACACAGAGTCATTTAAATCCTAATAGCTCTAGGCTTCGGTGAGCCGTCCGTGGGCAACAATAGGctgggacagagggaaggagagcgagGACTGTCTCTTTATCCACATGACAATAGGATTGGGAAGGGCAACAACACCTT
This genomic window from Oncorhynchus gorbuscha isolate QuinsamMale2020 ecotype Even-year linkage group LG07, OgorEven_v1.0, whole genome shotgun sequence contains:
- the LOC124039187 gene encoding OTU domain-containing protein 1-like codes for the protein MQLYSSALTHYPGSSRKVSITIASGTTTDHLSRTTTSGPTPADTNGNTVGETQSTANMPAAGFSCYEAASMKPVYYTSTAEIIIRRPDGAERSVPVHILKETQTKRSPSDSYSQDIRIQPLDREDHLDRDLIVDFIDHFRGRGDFFSDSPKVERENNLINFDKKDGPSYRKCEERMNMANGEGKTVTSDLVSQKPHQKLEVLATHLGQGILDSCENRNDSECADLDFPSGEAQLFELNVLQEPSPRREAEKCEDDKVTRYTAEVEKQNKYLQEKVRKYRFHIIPDGNCLYRAVCKAAYGEQSMHKELRDQTMHHIADHLDEFNPIIEGDVGEFLINAAQDSAWAGYPELLAMSQMLNVNIYLTTGGSLESPTISTMVHYLGEEDSSKPTVWLSWLSNGHYDVLLDRCVDNPEYDEWFRHSLMQRKRDEELAKSMAASLSKMYIEQNGHI